The following are encoded together in the Leptotrichia sp. OH3620_COT-345 genome:
- a CDS encoding energy-coupling factor ABC transporter ATP-binding protein produces the protein MSFIEMDKVSFIYPDGTVAIDDISLNIEKGENVAIIGQNGAGKTTGVKMLNGLLKPVKGNIIVGGWNTKDYTTAQMSRKVGYVFQNPMDQIFHNNVYDEIAFGPKKLKYTENEVKKMIEQAVELTRLSGYIRENPYNLPYSLRKFVTIAAIVAMGTDVIIMDEPTAGQDLKGIIILNELIGKLVEQGKTLITITHDMEFVVNNFDRVIVMANKKIIADGDKKDIFKEEEILVKGKIKRPYISELANELSMSRKILTIEDFINDFSERIQER, from the coding sequence ATGAGTTTTATAGAAATGGATAAAGTTAGTTTTATTTATCCTGACGGAACTGTGGCAATAGATGATATATCCTTAAATATAGAAAAAGGAGAAAATGTAGCAATTATCGGTCAAAATGGTGCAGGGAAAACTACCGGAGTAAAAATGTTGAACGGACTTTTAAAGCCTGTAAAAGGAAATATCATTGTGGGAGGATGGAATACCAAAGACTATACAACTGCACAAATGAGCAGAAAAGTAGGATATGTATTTCAGAATCCTATGGATCAGATTTTTCATAATAATGTTTATGATGAAATAGCATTTGGACCTAAAAAATTAAAATATACTGAAAATGAAGTGAAGAAAATGATTGAACAGGCAGTGGAATTGACCCGACTAAGCGGTTATATAAGGGAAAATCCGTATAATTTGCCTTATTCTTTAAGAAAATTTGTTACAATAGCTGCAATAGTTGCAATGGGGACTGATGTCATCATAATGGATGAGCCTACTGCAGGTCAGGATTTAAAAGGTATTATTATACTGAATGAACTGATAGGAAAACTAGTTGAACAGGGAAAAACTTTAATCACAATTACTCATGATATGGAATTTGTAGTAAATAACTTTGACAGGGTAATAGTAATGGCAAATAAGAAAATAATTGCCGACGGTGATAAAAAGGATATTTTTAAAGAGGAAGAAATACTTGTAAAAGGGAAAATAAAACGTCCGTATATAAGTGAACTGGCAAATGAACTTTCTATGAGTAGAAAGATTCTTACAATAGAAGATTTTATTAATGATTTTTCGGAAAGAATTCAGGAAAGGTAA
- a CDS encoding energy-coupling factor ABC transporter ATP-binding protein — protein MEYLKLRDINYKYPLSENWVLKNINMDIKKGEFWAVIGKNGSGKTTLCNLLRGFIPDFYKGELLGEVTIENRKLSEYSPKEITEKIGFVFQNPFTQISGVKETVFEETAFGLENLGLEVNYIRAKVEEVLKLIGIEYLKDKNPYELSGGQRQKVAFASIIAMDPEILIIDEPTSQLDPQGTEEIFKIINMLSKKGKTVILVEHKIEMIAEYAEKIIVLDKGEIILTGDTKEILKNKILIEKEIGIPRYTMLAYELERKFSDKVKFEKIPVTKEDTLNEFGKIKNRNK, from the coding sequence AGGAGAATTTTGGGCAGTTATAGGAAAAAACGGAAGTGGAAAAACTACTCTCTGTAATTTGTTGAGAGGATTTATCCCTGACTTTTACAAAGGGGAGCTGTTAGGAGAAGTGACAATTGAAAATAGAAAACTGTCAGAATATTCACCGAAAGAAATTACTGAAAAAATAGGTTTCGTATTTCAAAATCCTTTTACTCAGATAAGCGGTGTAAAAGAAACCGTTTTTGAAGAAACTGCATTTGGACTTGAAAATCTTGGGCTTGAAGTAAATTATATAAGGGCTAAAGTAGAAGAAGTATTGAAATTAATCGGGATAGAGTATCTGAAAGATAAAAATCCCTATGAACTGTCAGGAGGGCAGAGACAGAAAGTAGCTTTTGCTTCAATAATAGCAATGGATCCGGAAATACTTATAATTGATGAGCCTACATCTCAGTTGGATCCTCAGGGGACTGAAGAAATATTTAAAATAATAAATATGCTTTCAAAAAAAGGAAAGACAGTAATACTTGTTGAACACAAAATAGAAATGATTGCTGAATATGCTGAAAAAATTATAGTTCTTGATAAGGGAGAAATAATTTTGACAGGAGATACGAAGGAAATATTGAAAAATAAGATTCTCATAGAAAAGGAGATAGGAATACCCAGATATACAATGCTTGCTTATGAACTCGAAAGGAAATTTTCTGATAAAGTAAAGTTTGAAAAGATACCCGTAACAAAGGAAGATACATTAAATGAATTCGGAAAAATTAAAAATAGAAATAAATAA
- the dnaE gene encoding DNA polymerase III subunit alpha, with protein MENKMVHLKLHTEYSLLEGVGKIDEYMEKALTVGARTLAITDTSMFGAVEFYKKCIKSGIKPIIGLEVFLDGIVSEGEYSLTLIAKNKSGYRNLSKLSSLSYSRFNKRRNKIKYEELLKHSQNIYILSGGIYSEITQGIIEYKYSEAKKVALKLAKDFGEYFFIEIPAVKRLENVRKSLSEMVEETGISYVITNDVYYPHNGDAILQKIMSSIKEGNKIETVQENIFYDDLYLKTYEQIKESFSNIGEDFFNKGIENTFNLAENCSMDFEFDVFKFPKYELPSGVSENSYIRKLVYEGIALRYLKENIEITKEKQEDEIKEKLTSKKMEYVFQRADYELKVINNMGYNGYFIIVWDFIKYAKENGVYVGPGRGSAAGSLVSYALNITEIDPLKYNLIFERFLNPERISMPDIDIDFDQEQRETVINYVLNKYGTQHVAHIITFGTLKARAAIRDVGRVLNINLKKIDKIAKMIPFNMDLGKALEIVRNLKNMYDEDSEIRTVIDYSLKIEGRVRHASVHAAGVVISKDVLDEEIPTYSDGKTSVLSTQYQMKELEDLGILKMDFLGLKNLTILRKTVENIEKSRGEILRLENIDLENEKAYKLMTDADTLGIFQCESSGIRRLMKKVKIEKFEDIMVLLALYRPGPLRSGMVEDFIAAKNTGAEIKYPDESLKEILEETYGVILYQEQVMKIANEMAKYSLGEADELRRAIGKKIPELIEENREKFVQKAVENNVSAKNANEIYNLIDKFGGYGFNKSHSAAYALIVYWTAYFKANYPVEFFAAVMTTEMYNIERLSLFINEAREKGINVFVPDVNLSDYEFKVEKTGVRFGLVAIKGIGGNFVKEIMEERKNSIFTSYEDFTYRMKQKGLNKKQMESLIFSGSLDSLYGNRNQKYSSVDRVMEWSQKKYEAEEDLQMILFGGKSKKVGDFKMEELEEYPKKTLLKNEKEYLGIYVSGHPMDDKRKQFEIVEHIKISELENMKISNKKGKMSKVRIAGIIKNVNKIVTKASREPMAKFELEDFTGMIEVICFPKDFINLGYKIIEDEAVIVEGHLNSEESGHSIVINEIYGIDELNENKYLNLYVLIDRESEQKVSAIKKLIINNKGNNQVFLAVNTDENKKEIIKLNKKYNVNLSKKFLTELVELIGLKKIKVR; from the coding sequence ATGGAAAATAAAATGGTGCATTTAAAATTGCATACTGAATATTCTCTTCTTGAAGGAGTAGGTAAAATTGACGAATACATGGAAAAAGCTCTTACTGTTGGAGCGAGAACTCTTGCTATTACCGATACTTCCATGTTCGGAGCAGTGGAATTCTATAAGAAATGTATTAAATCAGGGATAAAACCGATAATAGGGCTTGAAGTCTTTTTGGATGGAATTGTATCCGAGGGAGAATATTCCCTGACATTGATTGCAAAAAATAAAAGCGGATACAGAAATTTGTCAAAACTTTCTTCACTTTCATACAGCAGGTTTAATAAGAGAAGAAATAAAATAAAGTATGAAGAGCTGCTTAAACACTCACAGAATATTTATATTCTTTCAGGAGGAATATACAGTGAAATAACACAAGGAATAATAGAATACAAATATTCTGAAGCTAAAAAAGTTGCCTTGAAATTGGCTAAAGATTTCGGAGAGTATTTTTTTATAGAAATTCCGGCTGTAAAAAGACTTGAAAATGTGAGAAAAAGTCTTTCGGAGATGGTAGAAGAAACGGGGATATCGTATGTAATAACAAATGATGTGTATTATCCTCATAATGGAGATGCGATACTTCAGAAAATAATGTCTTCAATAAAAGAGGGGAATAAAATAGAAACTGTTCAGGAAAATATATTTTATGATGATCTGTATTTAAAGACATATGAACAAATAAAAGAAAGTTTTTCCAATATAGGGGAAGATTTTTTTAATAAAGGAATTGAAAATACATTTAATTTGGCTGAAAATTGCAGTATGGATTTTGAATTTGATGTGTTTAAATTTCCGAAATATGAACTTCCTTCAGGTGTCAGTGAAAATTCTTATATAAGAAAGCTTGTTTATGAAGGCATAGCTTTAAGGTATCTGAAAGAAAACATTGAAATAACAAAGGAAAAACAAGAGGATGAAATAAAAGAAAAATTGACTTCCAAAAAAATGGAATATGTTTTTCAAAGAGCTGATTATGAACTTAAAGTAATAAATAATATGGGGTATAATGGATATTTCATAATAGTATGGGACTTTATAAAATATGCTAAAGAAAACGGAGTATATGTAGGACCGGGAAGAGGTTCGGCAGCCGGAAGCCTTGTTTCCTATGCTCTTAATATAACTGAAATAGACCCTCTGAAATATAATCTGATTTTTGAAAGATTTTTAAATCCTGAAAGAATATCAATGCCCGATATTGATATAGATTTTGATCAGGAACAAAGAGAAACGGTTATAAATTATGTATTAAACAAATACGGTACACAGCATGTAGCTCATATAATAACATTCGGGACTTTAAAAGCAAGAGCGGCAATAAGAGATGTAGGACGTGTACTGAATATAAATCTTAAAAAAATTGACAAAATTGCAAAAATGATACCTTTTAATATGGATTTGGGTAAAGCACTTGAAATAGTCCGTAACCTGAAAAATATGTATGATGAAGATTCTGAAATCAGAACAGTAATCGACTATTCTTTAAAAATAGAAGGTAGAGTAAGACATGCTTCAGTACATGCAGCAGGAGTAGTAATTTCAAAAGATGTACTTGATGAGGAAATACCTACTTACTCTGATGGTAAAACTTCCGTACTTTCTACCCAGTATCAGATGAAAGAACTCGAAGACCTCGGTATACTTAAAATGGATTTTTTAGGTCTGAAAAACTTAACAATTTTAAGAAAAACTGTGGAAAATATCGAAAAAAGTCGAGGAGAAATTTTGAGGTTGGAAAATATAGACCTTGAAAATGAAAAAGCTTATAAACTTATGACTGATGCAGATACATTGGGAATATTTCAGTGTGAATCATCGGGGATAAGAAGATTGATGAAAAAAGTAAAAATAGAAAAATTTGAAGATATAATGGTTCTTCTTGCTTTATATCGTCCGGGTCCGTTACGTAGCGGAATGGTCGAAGATTTTATAGCAGCTAAAAATACAGGAGCGGAAATAAAATATCCTGATGAATCCCTGAAAGAAATACTTGAAGAAACATACGGTGTTATACTTTATCAGGAGCAGGTCATGAAAATAGCAAATGAAATGGCAAAATATTCTTTAGGAGAAGCTGATGAGCTGAGAAGGGCAATAGGAAAGAAAATACCTGAACTAATAGAGGAAAACAGGGAGAAATTTGTGCAAAAGGCTGTGGAAAACAATGTCTCCGCTAAAAATGCAAATGAAATATACAATCTTATAGATAAATTCGGAGGATACGGATTTAATAAGTCTCATTCGGCAGCTTATGCTCTCATAGTATATTGGACTGCATATTTTAAGGCAAATTATCCTGTAGAATTTTTTGCGGCTGTAATGACCACGGAAATGTACAATATAGAAAGACTGTCATTATTTATAAATGAAGCAAGGGAAAAGGGGATAAATGTATTTGTCCCTGATGTGAATTTATCTGATTATGAGTTTAAAGTCGAAAAGACCGGTGTAAGATTCGGTCTTGTTGCCATAAAAGGAATAGGGGGAAATTTTGTAAAGGAAATAATGGAAGAAAGAAAAAACAGTATTTTTACTTCTTATGAGGATTTTACTTATCGGATGAAACAGAAGGGACTTAATAAAAAACAAATGGAATCTCTTATTTTTTCAGGAAGTCTGGACAGCCTTTACGGAAATAGAAATCAAAAATATTCATCTGTTGACAGAGTAATGGAGTGGAGTCAAAAAAAATATGAGGCTGAAGAAGATTTGCAAATGATACTGTTCGGAGGTAAGAGTAAAAAAGTCGGAGATTTTAAAATGGAAGAACTTGAAGAATATCCGAAAAAAACTTTACTTAAAAATGAAAAGGAATATTTGGGAATATATGTATCGGGTCATCCGATGGATGATAAAAGAAAACAGTTTGAAATAGTGGAGCATATAAAAATTTCAGAACTGGAAAATATGAAAATAAGCAATAAAAAGGGAAAAATGTCCAAAGTAAGAATAGCGGGAATAATAAAAAATGTAAATAAAATTGTGACGAAAGCATCACGGGAACCTATGGCAAAATTTGAATTGGAAGATTTTACAGGTATGATAGAAGTTATATGTTTTCCTAAAGATTTTATAAATCTCGGTTATAAAATAATCGAAGATGAAGCTGTTATAGTAGAAGGACATTTGAATAGTGAGGAAAGTGGACATTCAATTGTCATAAATGAAATTTATGGTATTGATGAGTTAAATGAAAATAAATATTTGAATTTATACGTTTTAATTGATAGGGAAAGTGAACAAAAGGTATCTGCAATAAAAAAACTTATAATAAATAATAAAGGGAATAATCAAGTTTTTCTTGCAGTGAATACAGATGAAAATAAAAAAGAAATTATAAAACTGAATAAAAAATATAATGTTAATTTATCAAAGAAATTTTTAACTGAACTGGTGGAACTTATAGGATTAAAAAAAATAAAAGTACGTTAG
- a CDS encoding Cof-type HAD-IIB family hydrolase, whose amino-acid sequence MKIKAIFMDLDGTLLKSDHTISLKLKKKLKELQEKGIKIFISTGRSFRSSYPFVKELGITTPVITYNGGRIVIPDTGEVVYEKPVNVENVKKIIEISREKGIHLNLYNDDELYIEQESEEGIGYAERVGIPYRLINFDEFKKKTSTKGLFLAENRILTELKKELDEKLSDVNFVFSQPTYLEVLNKEVNKGTAVLEMLRKYDISSNEAMAFGDQWNDLEMLKSVKYGYLMGNATDELKKQFFLDRITLSNDDDGIYNVLKNIVSN is encoded by the coding sequence ATGAAAATAAAAGCTATATTTATGGATTTGGACGGTACACTTTTAAAAAGTGATCATACAATATCTTTGAAATTAAAGAAAAAATTGAAAGAACTTCAAGAAAAAGGAATTAAAATATTTATTTCTACAGGTAGAAGTTTCAGATCTTCGTATCCTTTTGTGAAAGAATTGGGAATTACAACACCAGTCATTACATATAATGGAGGAAGAATTGTCATTCCCGATACAGGAGAAGTGGTTTATGAAAAGCCTGTAAATGTGGAAAATGTAAAAAAAATAATAGAAATCTCAAGGGAAAAAGGGATACATCTGAACCTTTACAACGATGATGAATTATATATAGAACAGGAAAGTGAAGAAGGAATAGGCTATGCTGAACGTGTGGGAATACCTTATCGATTAATTAATTTTGATGAATTTAAGAAGAAAACATCGACAAAGGGTTTATTTCTGGCAGAAAACCGAATATTGACAGAGCTGAAAAAAGAACTTGATGAAAAACTGTCGGATGTAAATTTTGTATTTTCTCAACCTACATATTTAGAAGTTTTGAATAAAGAAGTGAATAAAGGAACAGCAGTTTTGGAAATGCTTAGGAAATATGATATTTCTTCTAATGAAGCAATGGCATTCGGAGATCAGTGGAATGACCTTGAAATGCTTAAAAGTGTAAAGTACGGATATTTAATGGGAAATGCTACAGATGAGCTGAAAAAACAGTTTTTTTTAGACAGGATAACATTATCCAATGATGATGACGGTATTTACAATGTACTGAAAAATATTGTTTCAAATTAA
- a CDS encoding metallophosphoesterase — MSDIEILSNMEEEFLKQRFKDIDFIMSAGDVSNRYLDFLVSVLNKDIICVNGNHIYHKDYPITFAKVIDGKFLKYKGLRILGLDGCKVYSFKEHQYTEKQMKIKILKNIFHLLKGVDIVLSHASPEGIHDVNDGVHNGFKAFHMIIKRFKPKLWIHGHIHLHNFMDHQDTKVGETIVSNTFGYRIFTIEK; from the coding sequence ATAAGCGATATTGAAATATTAAGTAATATGGAAGAAGAATTTTTAAAGCAGAGATTTAAAGATATTGATTTTATAATGTCTGCAGGTGATGTTTCCAACAGATATCTTGATTTTCTTGTATCCGTACTAAATAAAGATATAATATGTGTAAATGGAAATCATATTTATCATAAAGATTATCCCATAACATTTGCCAAAGTTATAGACGGAAAGTTTTTAAAGTATAAAGGGCTCAGGATTTTGGGACTGGATGGTTGTAAAGTGTATTCATTTAAGGAACATCAATATACTGAAAAACAGATGAAAATAAAAATTTTAAAAAATATTTTTCATCTATTGAAAGGAGTGGACATTGTTTTGAGTCATGCTTCTCCTGAAGGTATACATGATGTAAATGATGGTGTACATAATGGATTTAAAGCTTTTCATATGATTATAAAACGTTTTAAGCCTAAGCTTTGGATACATGGACATATACATTTGCATAATTTTATGGATCATCAGGATACGAAAGTTGGAGAAACGATAGTCTCAAATACGTTCGGATACAGAATATTTACTATTGAAAAATAA
- a CDS encoding DUF4032 domain-containing protein yields MDRNSAHLFEADRAYKKFLKSSKGLFGLKKKENLESFSEVQKRENAYNSVYIGIKEISLEKIVGSVEKYKDFNKNFVPAKDIIKQRWMSIYIGYIDENMLPPVILYKIKDSYYVYDGNHRISVAKFLNFVSIEAEVEEFLPSKDDTDEIIYRESMLFEKETGIGNVILTNPSKYKYLRNEIENYMNFLHKKKNENVDYKKAAENWNRNVFVPVKTLIKENNILKNFNGENINDLFLFILDHKYFLSKNRGENIGYLFSAIDFINMVKTNENENFDYKCLIDGEELKECCRKLKKIDRELTHLQEEIIINEKLYELIGINFDYNKILIKDIKKYDTIQKWYEDKYKKLTWHFIDKVNMLPEKYSSYLGYFKINRIFNFIIEYENVRNESSEGISEISVLNYIIEIFIPVVSFSEQKNNEWGDFGVKFLNMYEKIQKEFFYILKVRKYLLQEGKSVKYENIISDEVTRHLFSLNKSKYYDIKKILIHQKYNEFLINLKKTEDFLKIYKKYGEIRKYETFVKLFEMLDILGEKEFIKKLKTDLKKMSVSQNIVSDYKTKTVFFELDDALSEKRESISEGNSKYSFIDFYVDILFFTKNSIKDEKGNFIENIEMDIDILDMELHYSEKRNIRN; encoded by the coding sequence ATGGATAGAAATTCCGCCCATTTGTTTGAAGCGGATAGAGCATATAAAAAATTTTTAAAATCATCAAAGGGACTTTTTGGATTGAAAAAAAAGGAAAATCTGGAATCTTTTTCTGAGGTTCAGAAAAGGGAGAATGCCTATAACAGTGTCTATATAGGAATAAAAGAAATTTCCTTGGAAAAAATTGTAGGAAGTGTAGAAAAATATAAGGATTTTAATAAAAATTTTGTACCTGCAAAAGATATAATAAAACAAAGATGGATGAGTATTTATATAGGATATATTGATGAGAATATGTTACCTCCTGTAATATTATATAAAATAAAGGACAGTTATTATGTTTATGACGGAAATCACAGAATTTCTGTTGCGAAATTTTTAAATTTTGTTTCGATTGAAGCGGAAGTGGAAGAATTTTTGCCGTCAAAGGATGATACAGATGAAATAATCTATAGAGAAAGTATGCTTTTTGAAAAAGAAACAGGGATAGGAAATGTCATTTTAACAAATCCCTCAAAATATAAATATTTAAGAAATGAAATTGAAAATTATATGAATTTTCTTCATAAGAAAAAAAATGAAAATGTAGATTATAAAAAAGCTGCTGAAAATTGGAACAGAAATGTATTTGTTCCTGTGAAGACTCTTATAAAAGAAAATAATATACTTAAAAATTTTAATGGAGAAAATATTAATGATTTATTTTTATTTATTTTAGATCATAAATATTTTTTAAGTAAAAACAGGGGAGAAAATATAGGATATCTTTTCAGTGCAATTGATTTTATAAATATGGTTAAAACAAATGAAAATGAAAATTTTGACTATAAGTGTCTAATTGACGGAGAAGAATTAAAAGAATGCTGCCGTAAGTTAAAAAAGATTGATAGAGAACTTACACATTTACAAGAGGAAATAATCATAAATGAAAAATTATATGAGCTGATAGGAATAAATTTTGATTATAACAAAATTTTAATTAAAGATATAAAAAAATATGATACCATTCAAAAATGGTATGAAGATAAATATAAAAAATTAACATGGCATTTTATAGATAAAGTCAATATGCTTCCAGAAAAATATAGTAGTTATCTGGGATATTTCAAAATAAATAGAATATTTAATTTTATTATTGAATATGAAAATGTTAGAAACGAAAGCAGTGAGGGAATTTCTGAAATATCGGTTTTAAATTATATTATAGAAATATTTATACCTGTTGTTTCTTTTTCAGAACAAAAAAATAATGAATGGGGAGACTTCGGAGTTAAATTTTTAAATATGTATGAAAAAATTCAAAAGGAATTTTTTTATATACTTAAAGTCAGGAAATATCTTTTACAAGAAGGAAAATCTGTAAAATATGAAAATATAATTTCAGATGAAGTAACTAGACATTTATTTTCTTTAAATAAAAGTAAGTATTATGACATAAAGAAAATTTTAATACATCAGAAATATAATGAATTTTTAATTAATCTTAAAAAGACTGAAGATTTTTTGAAAATATATAAAAAATATGGGGAAATTAGGAAATATGAAACTTTTGTAAAACTGTTTGAAATGCTTGATATTTTAGGAGAAAAGGAATTTATAAAAAAATTGAAGACGGATTTGAAAAAAATGTCCGTATCACAAAATATTGTTTCTGATTATAAAACAAAAACGGTTTTTTTCGAGCTGGATGATGCATTGTCAGAAAAAAGAGAAAGCATTTCGGAGGGTAACAGTAAATATTCGTTTATAGATTTTTATGTAGATATATTATTTTTTACAAAAAATAGCATAAAAGATGAAAAGGGGAATTTTATAGAAAATATAGAGATGGATATAGATATTCTTGATATGGAGCTACATTATTCGGAAAAAAGAAATATACGGAATTAG
- a CDS encoding acetyl-CoA carboxylase biotin carboxyl carrier protein subunit, whose translation MELRDIKELMKILKQEEMAEMKVRYGKIKLVLTNSEISSKETPQETKRIGTSEKIESTIKEEVIKSRNVGEIILERLEKGMEVYKGMKLAKIRTIGIDTDVKSNVDGILKEILISDQSTVDYAKSLFVIEVL comes from the coding sequence ATGGAACTTAGAGATATAAAGGAACTGATGAAGATATTAAAACAGGAAGAAATGGCTGAAATGAAAGTTAGATATGGGAAAATAAAGCTTGTATTGACTAATTCCGAAATATCTTCAAAAGAAACACCGCAGGAAACAAAAAGAATAGGAACATCTGAAAAAATAGAAAGTACAATCAAAGAGGAAGTTATAAAATCTCGAAATGTGGGTGAAATAATACTCGAAAGACTTGAAAAAGGAATGGAAGTTTACAAAGGTATGAAATTAGCAAAGATTAGAACAATAGGAATAGATACTGACGTTAAATCTAATGTTGACGGCATATTAAAAGAAATACTCATTTCCGATCAGTCAACAGTGGACTATGCTAAATCCTTATTTGTAATAGAAGTATTGTAA
- a CDS encoding cysteine desulfurase family protein yields the protein MKLVYLDNAASTKIMPEVIEKITESYEEIYANPSSTHRLGQKAKGIMEKTRNTIAGCLGVEANEIIFTSGGAEGNNLILRGALNAYGYKGKHIITSKVEHSTVLKTCQQLEREGYEVTYIDVDREGIIDIEQLKNSVRKDTVLVSIMYVNNETGVKQPIEEIGKILEGTSILFHTDAVQAIGKEIIFPKNMRISALTATAHKFYGPKGIGFIFLDKNFLVEKEIWGGSQERNRRAGTENIQGIIGLGTAMEEMYKTMYEEDEKEKELHRYMEKRLKNEIQGLEINGEKAERINMISNICISGCDVQTMLIALDLRGICVSGGSACMSGAHEDSYVLKEMGLSKEELKNSFRVSIGRYTTKEEIDYFIDNLKEIVKIERGE from the coding sequence TTGAAATTAGTTTATTTGGATAATGCTGCATCAACAAAAATTATGCCTGAAGTCATTGAAAAGATTACAGAGTCTTATGAGGAAATTTATGCCAATCCTTCTTCAACTCACAGACTCGGTCAAAAAGCGAAAGGTATAATGGAAAAAACACGTAATACTATAGCGGGATGTCTGGGAGTGGAAGCTAATGAGATAATATTTACATCAGGAGGAGCCGAAGGGAATAATCTTATTTTGAGGGGAGCTTTAAATGCTTATGGATATAAGGGAAAGCATATTATAACATCGAAAGTAGAACATTCTACAGTGCTGAAAACATGTCAGCAGCTGGAAAGGGAAGGATATGAAGTAACATATATAGATGTCGACAGAGAAGGTATTATTGATATTGAGCAGTTGAAAAATTCCGTAAGGAAAGATACGGTTTTAGTTTCAATAATGTATGTAAATAATGAAACGGGAGTAAAACAACCTATAGAAGAAATAGGAAAGATACTTGAAGGAACAAGTATACTTTTTCATACTGATGCAGTTCAGGCAATAGGAAAGGAGATTATTTTTCCTAAAAATATGAGAATAAGTGCATTAACGGCCACAGCTCACAAATTTTACGGACCGAAAGGTATCGGATTTATATTTCTTGATAAAAATTTTCTTGTGGAAAAGGAAATATGGGGGGGCTCTCAAGAAAGAAACAGGAGAGCGGGGACTGAAAATATACAAGGGATAATCGGACTCGGAACTGCAATGGAAGAAATGTATAAGACAATGTATGAAGAAGATGAAAAGGAAAAAGAACTCCATAGATATATGGAAAAACGCCTGAAAAATGAAATACAGGGATTAGAAATAAATGGAGAAAAAGCAGAAAGGATAAATATGATTTCCAACATATGTATCAGTGGATGTGATGTGCAGACTATGCTTATTGCTCTTGATTTAAGGGGAATATGTGTCAGCGGAGGTTCAGCCTGTATGTCGGGAGCTCATGAAGATTCATATGTGCTTAAAGAAATGGGATTGTCAAAGGAAGAACTGAAAAATTCTTTCAGAGTGAGTATCGGAAGATATACAACAAAAGAAGAAATTGATTATTTTATAGATAATTTAAAGGAAATTGTAAAGATAGAAAGAGGAGAATAA